A single genomic interval of Adhaeribacter pallidiroseus harbors:
- a CDS encoding YeiH family protein has product MSSTQATVTSPPKTRFAVSEDWTVVILGGLIILLAIAGFLLPVPVFGWSNPAELTAKVLNAGNLGIIALQFLLVFTIGGLGASLIGKPLKSYLLVFPVVYVLTILALILAGNQQVKALNLEAVIFSLSIGLIIGNFFKLPDWFRSTLTTELFVKIGLVLLGTSVIFSDILKAGSLGLIQALLVVVSVWYLAYWTCKKLKVDDELTMMISSAVSICGVSAAIATSGAIKGDSKKLSYVISMVLITAIPMMIFMPYVAQYFNFPQEVTGAWLGGSIDTTGAVVASGTLVGETALKISTIVKFSQNVLLGLAAFAISVYWTYTKHPNSQEPNSKPTLGVIWERFPKFVLGFIGASLLFSFFISPETTAQVKDSLKNLQGLWFALAFTSIGLETNFADLFNKQSKKPLYAFLIAQTFNIFITLVIAFVLFGGK; this is encoded by the coding sequence ATGTCGTCAACCCAAGCAACAGTTACTTCTCCGCCCAAAACCCGGTTTGCCGTTTCGGAAGATTGGACCGTCGTTATTTTAGGAGGATTAATCATTTTGTTAGCCATTGCGGGATTTCTACTGCCGGTACCGGTATTTGGCTGGAGTAATCCGGCGGAATTAACCGCGAAAGTTTTAAATGCCGGTAACCTGGGCATTATTGCTTTGCAGTTTTTGCTGGTTTTTACCATTGGTGGATTGGGAGCCAGCCTCATTGGGAAACCTTTAAAATCGTATTTGCTCGTTTTCCCGGTGGTCTATGTACTAACCATTCTGGCCTTAATTCTGGCGGGTAACCAGCAGGTAAAAGCCTTAAACCTGGAAGCCGTTATTTTTAGCCTTTCCATCGGTTTGATCATCGGCAACTTTTTTAAATTACCCGATTGGTTTCGCTCTACGCTGACGACGGAGTTATTCGTGAAAATTGGTTTGGTGCTGCTGGGCACCAGCGTTATTTTCTCGGACATCTTAAAAGCGGGTTCGTTGGGTTTAATTCAGGCTTTGCTGGTAGTCGTATCGGTGTGGTACCTGGCTTACTGGACTTGCAAAAAACTAAAAGTAGACGACGAACTCACCATGATGATTTCCAGCGCGGTTTCTATTTGTGGGGTTTCGGCGGCAATTGCTACTTCAGGGGCTATTAAGGGTGATTCCAAGAAGCTGTCGTACGTGATTTCGATGGTGTTAATTACGGCCATCCCCATGATGATTTTTATGCCCTACGTGGCGCAGTATTTTAACTTTCCGCAGGAAGTTACCGGCGCCTGGTTAGGCGGCAGCATTGATACCACCGGAGCTGTGGTTGCCTCGGGTACGCTGGTGGGCGAAACGGCTTTAAAAATAAGCACGATTGTAAAGTTTTCGCAGAATGTGTTACTCGGTTTAGCGGCTTTCGCTATTTCGGTTTACTGGACCTACACCAAACATCCCAATTCCCAGGAACCAAACAGCAAGCCAACGTTAGGGGTTATCTGGGAGCGTTTCCCAAAGTTCGTGTTAGGTTTTATCGGGGCTTCCTTGCTTTTTTCTTTCTTCATCTCGCCCGAAACTACGGCTCAGGTAAAAGACAGTTTAAAGAATTTGCAAGGCTTGTGGTTTGCCTTGGCTTTCACCAGCATTGGCTTGGAAACTAATTTTGCCGATTTGTTTAACAAGCAAAGCAAAAAGCCTCTTTACGCTTTCCTGATTGCGCAAACCTTCAATATTTTTATTACGCTGGTAATTGCCTTTGTCTTGTTTGGAGGTAAGTAA
- a CDS encoding DoxX family protein has product MATAEISLPVSKKKASEKVYVPEPSVPTSDWNGWEKTAFRFFFIYFFIQAVPLDWKYFRNLFSINWLDLHFRDIFYLSRYTPQYFATPENATGWGLNSFADWGVVLVIAVIGAVIWSTVDRNRKEYNQLYYWLRVILRYRLAIGLIAYAFLKIYPMQSPIPSLSNLNTHYGDFNAWKIFSLTLGIVPDYQSFLGLVELLAAGLLFFRKTASIGAFLVLPFTGNVFMSNLAYEGGEYVYSFYLITIALFLFAYDGKRLFTLLTLEQPTLPNRFHPKFTDQQKSARLVLKSAFVFVFVMLYGYKTYAVYHKEGSYHFPKTAGLPGATGLYNVKEFRVNNQVLPYSVTDPIRWQDVVFEKWATISIRSNQKAPLEAAKTEEIFLNDQDRHYEEAGSGGRQYYSYQVDAANQTLILQNKNQNRPNDKLTLEYERPNANQIILSGTNEKKEPVYVVLEKINKKYLLEEVEREGRQKPMKL; this is encoded by the coding sequence ATGGCTACCGCAGAAATTTCGTTACCTGTTTCTAAAAAGAAAGCCTCTGAAAAGGTATATGTACCGGAACCATCGGTTCCTACTTCCGACTGGAACGGCTGGGAGAAAACTGCTTTCCGCTTTTTCTTTATTTACTTTTTCATCCAGGCCGTACCGCTCGATTGGAAGTATTTTCGGAATCTGTTTTCCATTAATTGGCTCGATTTGCATTTCCGGGATATTTTTTATTTGAGCCGGTACACGCCGCAGTATTTCGCTACGCCCGAAAATGCCACGGGTTGGGGCCTTAATTCTTTCGCCGATTGGGGTGTGGTTCTGGTTATTGCGGTTATAGGAGCTGTTATTTGGTCCACGGTGGACCGCAACCGCAAAGAATACAACCAGCTCTACTATTGGCTGCGGGTTATTCTGCGCTACCGGTTGGCGATAGGGTTGATTGCCTACGCTTTTTTAAAAATTTACCCCATGCAGTCGCCGATTCCTTCGCTCAGTAACCTGAACACGCATTACGGTGATTTTAACGCCTGGAAAATTTTCTCGCTGACCTTAGGAATTGTGCCGGATTACCAGTCGTTTCTAGGTTTGGTAGAATTACTGGCCGCAGGGTTATTGTTTTTCCGGAAAACCGCTTCTATTGGGGCTTTTCTGGTGCTGCCGTTTACCGGTAACGTGTTTATGTCGAATTTGGCTTACGAAGGCGGCGAGTACGTGTACAGTTTTTACCTGATCACCATTGCCTTGTTTTTGTTTGCTTACGATGGCAAACGGCTTTTTACTTTACTCACGCTGGAGCAACCAACGCTCCCGAACCGGTTTCATCCGAAATTTACCGATCAGCAAAAAAGTGCGCGGCTGGTTTTAAAAAGCGCCTTTGTATTCGTGTTTGTAATGCTGTATGGCTATAAAACCTACGCTGTTTACCATAAAGAAGGCTCGTACCACTTCCCGAAAACCGCTGGTTTACCCGGCGCCACGGGCTTGTACAACGTGAAAGAATTCCGGGTTAATAACCAGGTTTTACCTTATTCCGTTACCGACCCCATTCGCTGGCAAGACGTGGTTTTTGAAAAATGGGCCACCATCAGCATCCGCTCGAACCAAAAAGCTCCGCTGGAAGCAGCCAAAACCGAAGAAATATTCCTGAACGACCAGGACCGCCATTACGAAGAAGCCGGTTCCGGTGGCCGCCAGTACTATTCCTATCAGGTTGATGCGGCTAATCAAACCTTAATTTTGCAGAACAAAAACCAAAATCGGCCGAACGATAAATTAACCTTGGAGTACGAACGGCCCAACGCGAACCAGATTATCTTATCCGGAACAAACGAAAAAAAGGAACCGGTTTACGTGGTGCTGGAAAAAATAAATAAAAAATACCTGCTCGAAGAAGTGGAGCGCGAAGGCCGCCAAAAGCCCATGAAGTTGTAG
- a CDS encoding RagB/SusD family nutrient uptake outer membrane protein produces the protein MKFFKNTRYILPFVLTLSLASCDNFLEVEPRQAIVDDQTIVDGVTAETAVRGLYGALAGANYYGTNFQSIGYFQGDNIQWTGSQSIVAQFINHNVTADNATVASTWAAIYQTINRVNHIIEKVPAVTDATFTQEKKNQLLGEAYFVRALAYFDLARTWGGVQLVLTPTKELTDNEGIRRSSVTETYAQVLKDLTEAEKLLPETTNRYRATKKTAWALLARYYLYQKDWAQAETYASKLVDDVANYKLVKPYSAFFANNARGTEESIFEIYYSPTSTNTHRNSWQPPANGGTRQWAPNDAFVNLVNDPTVGGNRNALVAKTTQGLWYGNMYYRSPATDPTFVIRIAELFLIRAEARAQLNKLPEALADLNAVRSRADLAPSPAITQPEVLLAIENERRVEFAFEPHRWYDLIRIGRVAEVLGVTDANKYVLPIPIDQLNADKGLEQNPGY, from the coding sequence ATGAAATTTTTTAAAAATACCAGATATATACTGCCCTTCGTGTTGACCCTGAGTTTGGCTTCCTGCGACAATTTCCTGGAAGTAGAACCGCGGCAAGCCATCGTGGACGACCAAACCATTGTGGATGGCGTAACCGCCGAAACGGCCGTACGGGGTTTATACGGAGCGCTGGCGGGAGCGAATTATTACGGCACCAATTTTCAATCCATCGGTTATTTTCAGGGCGATAATATTCAATGGACGGGTTCGCAGTCTATCGTGGCGCAGTTTATAAACCACAACGTAACCGCCGATAATGCTACGGTGGCCAGCACCTGGGCCGCTATTTACCAGACCATCAACCGCGTCAACCATATCATTGAAAAAGTACCGGCCGTTACGGATGCTACTTTTACCCAGGAGAAAAAAAACCAATTATTAGGCGAAGCTTACTTCGTGCGGGCTTTGGCTTATTTCGATTTGGCGCGTACCTGGGGTGGTGTACAGTTAGTACTCACGCCTACCAAAGAACTCACCGACAACGAAGGCATTCGCCGCAGTTCGGTAACCGAAACTTACGCCCAGGTTTTAAAAGATTTAACCGAGGCCGAAAAACTATTACCCGAAACAACTAACCGGTACCGGGCTACTAAAAAAACCGCCTGGGCTTTACTGGCCCGTTATTACCTGTACCAAAAAGATTGGGCCCAAGCCGAAACCTACGCCAGTAAACTGGTGGATGACGTGGCGAATTACAAACTGGTAAAACCGTACAGCGCTTTCTTCGCCAACAATGCCCGCGGCACCGAAGAGTCTATTTTTGAAATTTACTATAGCCCGACTTCCACGAACACCCACCGCAACAGCTGGCAACCGCCGGCCAACGGGGGCACCCGGCAATGGGCACCCAACGATGCTTTTGTAAACCTGGTAAATGACCCTACGGTAGGAGGGAACCGCAACGCCTTAGTCGCGAAAACTACCCAGGGATTGTGGTACGGCAACATGTATTACCGCAGCCCGGCTACCGATCCTACTTTTGTGATCCGGATTGCCGAGTTGTTTTTAATCCGGGCCGAAGCTCGGGCGCAACTAAATAAATTGCCGGAAGCTTTAGCGGATTTAAATGCAGTACGCAGCCGCGCCGATTTAGCGCCTAGTCCGGCCATTACGCAACCCGAAGTATTGCTGGCCATTGAAAACGAACGCCGCGTAGAATTTGCCTTTGAACCGCACCGCTGGTATGATTTAATCCGGATTGGCCGGGTGGCCGAAGTTTTGGGAGTAACCGATGCGAATAAATACGTGCTGCCGATTCCGATTGACCAATTGAACGCTGATAAAGGGTTGGAACAAAATCCGGGTTATTAA
- a CDS encoding SusC/RagA family TonB-linked outer membrane protein, producing the protein MKKLLSRSSKVFFLLILYGTPLLANSFSTPLASGIKNRKLYNPDVPVTGKVTGPSGEPLPGVTIVLKNTTIGTTTGNDGSFQLTVPNGAGTLVASFIGYTTKEIPVNGPNPVQVTLAEDTQALKEVVVVGYGSQERKNLVGSVSKVNPSETKDIPGGNFAAQLQGKASGVQISSSTGVPGEGIFIRVRGATSINASNDPLYVVDGVFVNNTSLQTVNTGGKATSPIADINPADIESIEVLKDANATAIYGSRGANGVVIVTTKRGSYNTKPKVTFNTSQGFAKAAKLWDLTTGPEHAALINEYWINSGIDNPALKQTFENRPFRPVAQGGRGLPEEQQTYDRLGDVFRTATLSNYDLSLQGGNANTKYYIGGGYTKQEAIIKPVYLQRASFKVNIDQQVNDKVQVGVSNTVSRTYRNQARAGDGPQGGLLQSALHTPTYLPKNNPDGSPARYAGFDNLDVLLNNYDVNSTSLRYIGNLFVDAEIIPGLKFRSSWGVDYNNYDESEYWNDKTQLGAAPTNGLATSGLTQKTSWLNEQTLTYRKHFGGKHTIGALVGNTLQSDVLNNTSAQGSNFASNSFTLISDAATRTSTQTWTKNSLASFFSRLDYNFDEKYLLEFTIRADGSSRFGGNNQWGYFPSIGGAWRLKEENFLKNVTALSDLKLRGSFGVTGNQNGINDFAPLGLWAGGVSYVDNATSGDKPGIAPQQVANPNLKWERTRQVNAGVDVGLFDGRIGLEFNYYSKYTTDALLQLPVPARTGFATYITNAGEISNKGFELGINTVNIQAGDFTWNTNLNVSRNINKIEKLPIPTVYGSRDLLRAQQGYPMYSFWAYKQSYVDPQTGNAVFEDVNKDGQITAADRQILGTASPKFFGGLTNNFTYKGFDAGVLISFQYGNKVWNHNRFFGEGGGTRDANRIIFASQLDRWQKPGDETDVPRLTGIGNNYRLEQNSRFLEDGSFLRLRSLTLGYSLPKNLLSRVKIDNLRLYVVGTNLFLLTKYTGPDPESNVTNTDQNTQGLDLGTPPQPRTIQFGINITI; encoded by the coding sequence ATGAAAAAGCTGCTCTCCCGAAGCAGTAAAGTATTCTTCTTGCTTATACTTTATGGAACACCTTTACTAGCCAATTCTTTTTCTACTCCCCTTGCCTCCGGTATCAAAAACCGGAAATTGTATAATCCTGACGTACCCGTTACCGGCAAAGTAACCGGACCTTCCGGCGAACCGTTGCCCGGCGTAACTATTGTTTTAAAAAACACTACCATTGGCACCACCACCGGCAACGATGGTTCCTTTCAGTTAACCGTACCGAACGGCGCGGGTACTTTGGTGGCTTCGTTTATTGGCTACACTACCAAAGAAATTCCGGTAAATGGCCCGAATCCGGTGCAGGTTACTCTGGCCGAAGATACCCAAGCTTTGAAAGAAGTGGTAGTAGTGGGTTACGGCAGCCAGGAGCGTAAAAACCTGGTAGGTTCGGTAAGTAAAGTAAATCCTTCCGAAACCAAAGACATACCGGGTGGTAATTTCGCGGCGCAGTTGCAAGGCAAGGCATCGGGTGTGCAGATTTCGTCGAGCACCGGCGTACCCGGCGAAGGTATTTTTATCCGGGTGCGGGGCGCTACTTCCATTAATGCCAGCAACGACCCGCTGTACGTAGTAGATGGGGTATTCGTAAATAATACTAGCTTACAAACCGTTAATACCGGCGGCAAAGCTACGTCGCCCATAGCGGATATTAACCCCGCAGATATTGAAAGCATTGAAGTTTTAAAAGATGCCAATGCTACCGCTATTTACGGTTCGCGGGGCGCCAACGGGGTGGTAATTGTGACGACTAAACGCGGTAGCTATAATACCAAACCCAAAGTAACTTTTAACACGTCGCAAGGTTTTGCTAAAGCTGCCAAACTCTGGGATTTAACTACTGGTCCGGAGCACGCCGCCTTGATCAACGAATACTGGATCAACTCCGGGATAGATAATCCGGCTTTAAAACAAACTTTTGAAAACCGCCCGTTTCGGCCCGTAGCTCAAGGCGGCCGTGGTTTGCCCGAAGAACAACAAACCTACGATCGTTTAGGCGATGTTTTCCGGACGGCTACCTTGTCGAACTACGATTTATCTTTGCAAGGCGGTAACGCCAATACCAAATATTACATCGGCGGCGGTTACACCAAACAGGAAGCCATTATTAAACCGGTTTACCTGCAACGCGCCAGCTTTAAAGTAAACATCGATCAGCAAGTAAACGACAAAGTGCAGGTTGGGGTGAGTAATACCGTGTCGCGTACGTACCGCAACCAGGCCCGCGCCGGCGACGGTCCGCAGGGTGGTTTACTGCAATCAGCGCTGCATACGCCTACTTATCTGCCCAAGAACAACCCGGATGGGAGCCCGGCCCGTTACGCCGGTTTTGATAACCTGGATGTACTCCTGAATAACTACGACGTTAACTCTACCAGCTTGCGCTACATCGGTAACTTGTTCGTGGATGCCGAAATTATCCCGGGCTTAAAATTCCGCAGCAGCTGGGGCGTCGATTATAATAACTACGACGAATCGGAATACTGGAATGATAAAACCCAGCTCGGCGCGGCTCCCACCAATGGTTTAGCTACTTCGGGCTTAACTCAAAAAACTTCCTGGTTAAACGAGCAAACGCTTACTTACCGCAAGCATTTTGGCGGCAAACATACTATTGGCGCTTTAGTAGGTAATACTTTACAAAGCGATGTCCTGAACAACACTTCGGCCCAGGGCAGTAACTTCGCGAGTAACTCGTTTACCCTAATTTCGGATGCAGCTACGCGTACGTCTACCCAAACCTGGACGAAAAATTCGCTGGCTTCTTTCTTCTCCCGGTTGGATTACAATTTTGATGAAAAATACCTGCTGGAGTTTACCATTCGGGCCGACGGTTCTTCCCGCTTCGGGGGCAATAACCAATGGGGTTACTTCCCGTCTATTGGGGGTGCCTGGCGCTTAAAAGAAGAGAATTTTTTAAAAAATGTAACCGCTCTGAGCGATTTAAAACTGCGGGGTAGCTTTGGGGTAACCGGTAACCAAAACGGCATCAACGATTTTGCGCCTTTAGGTTTGTGGGCCGGTGGCGTGAGTTACGTCGATAATGCTACCAGCGGCGATAAGCCGGGCATTGCGCCGCAACAAGTGGCTAATCCCAATTTAAAATGGGAGCGGACCCGCCAGGTAAACGCCGGGGTAGACGTAGGTTTATTTGATGGCCGCATTGGTCTGGAGTTTAATTATTACTCTAAATACACCACCGATGCCTTGCTGCAATTACCCGTACCCGCCCGCACCGGTTTTGCGACCTACATTACCAATGCCGGCGAAATCAGCAACAAAGGCTTTGAGTTAGGCATCAACACCGTCAATATTCAAGCCGGCGACTTTACCTGGAACACGAATTTAAACGTATCGCGCAACATCAATAAAATTGAAAAACTGCCTATCCCGACCGTTTACGGTAGCCGCGATTTATTGCGGGCGCAACAAGGTTACCCGATGTATTCTTTCTGGGCCTACAAACAAAGTTACGTAGACCCGCAAACCGGTAATGCCGTGTTTGAAGATGTAAACAAAGACGGCCAAATCACCGCCGCTGACCGCCAGATTCTGGGCACTGCTTCGCCCAAATTCTTCGGTGGCCTGACCAATAACTTTACTTACAAAGGTTTTGATGCCGGCGTGCTGATTTCGTTCCAATACGGCAATAAAGTCTGGAACCACAACCGGTTCTTCGGCGAAGGCGGCGGTACCCGCGATGCTAACCGGATCATTTTCGCCAGCCAACTGGATCGCTGGCAAAAGCCCGGCGACGAAACGGATGTTCCGCGCTTAACCGGCATTGGCAACAACTACCGCTTAGAGCAAAACAGCCGCTTTTTAGAAGATGGCTCGTTCCTGCGGCTTCGTTCGCTTACCCTAGGGTATTCGCTGCCCAAAAATCTGTTATCCCGGGTTAAAATTGATAATCTGCGCCTGTACGTAGTGGGTACTAATTTGTTCCTTCTCACCAAGTACACCGGCCCGGATCCGGAATCAAACGTAACCAACACCGACCAGAATACACAGGGCTTAGACCTGGGAACGCCGCCACAGCCGCGCACCATTCAATTCGGAATTAACATTACCATTTAA